In Parus major isolate Abel chromosome 3, Parus_major1.1, whole genome shotgun sequence, the following are encoded in one genomic region:
- the RBM34 gene encoding RNA-binding protein 34 isoform X1 — protein sequence MRGRRGGAGQRRPAAAERGQEQEQGEPYVLGQVSGSLGAAAAPAAPLARLFRAAAPPVLVPVPGGNKKRKRAEEAEKVSEDQNLSVIQEPPVKAKKARKKEHSEAEKKLTERENALQQADEEEDQKLFQNKAKQKKKASQAITKSGVNSARSATAKQKINRVADEAADRRTVFVGNLPVSCTLQVLKSLFKKYGQIQSIRFRSLIPAEDTVSKKVAAIKRKVHPNAKFVNAYVVFKEECDAQKALKENGTEIATGFHIRVDTASKTSSHDNKRSVFLGNLSYDICDDAVREHFHDCGEVVGVRVVRDCRTGLGKGFGYVLFENTDAVHLALKLNNSVLMGRKIRVQRVVDKKKAQKNPDKSHATKDRVDKKKKKEKSCSNNSFVGEKATPLKKSTKPKRLKITPPKSKVGKKNQSFDKNQSSKNAN from the exons ATGCGGGGCCGCCGGGGCGGTGCGGGGCAGCGGCGGCCGGCGGCGGCCGAGcgggggcaggagcaggagcagggggagcccTACGTGCTGGGGCAGGTGTCCGGCAGCCTCGGGGCGGCCGCGGCGCCCGCTGCGCCCCTCGCTCGCCTCTtccgcgccgccgccccgccggTGCTGGTGCCTGTGCCGGGG ggaaataagaaaaggaagCGTGCAGAAGAAGCGGAGAAAGTGTCAGAAGACCAGAACTTATCCGTCATACAAGAACCTCCGGTAAAAGCGAAGAAGGCCAGAAAAAAGGAACattcagaagcagagaaaaaactgACAGAGAG AGAGAACGCTTTACAGCAGGCAGATGAAGAGGAGGAtcaaaaattgtttcaaaacaaagcaaagcaaaagaaaaaggcttcTCAAGCCATCACCAAAAGTGGTGTTAATTCAGCTAGGAGTGCTACTGCAAAACAGAAGATAAACAGGGTGGCAGATGAAGCAGCAGACAGAAGAACGGTTTTTGTTGGAAACTTGCCTGTCAGCTGTACTCTTCAG GTACTGAAATCTCTTTTTAAGAAGTATGGACAAATCCAATCCATTCGCTTCCGGTCTCTG aTTCCAGCAGAAGATACTGTATCCAAAAAGGTAGCAGCAATCAA GCGTAAGGTGCACCCGAATGCCAAGTTTGTCAATGCCTACGTGGTCTTTAAGGAAGAATGTGATGCCCAGAAGGCTCTGAAGGA GAATGGAACCGAAATTGCTACTGGATTTCACATCAGAGTTGACACTGCATCTAAAACCAGCTCG CATGACAATAAACGATCTGTATTCTTGGGAAATCTTTCATACG ACATCTGTGACGATGCCGTGCGGGAGCACTTCCATGACTGCGGAGAGGTCGTGGGAGTGCGAGTGGTGAGAGACTGCAGGACGGGCCTGGGGAAAGGCTTCGGCTACGTCCTCTTTGAG AACACAGATGCTGTACATCTTGCTCTGAAACTCAACAACTCTGTTCTGATGGGAAGAAAGATACGAGTGCAGCGCGTGGTGGACaagaagaaagcacagaaaaatcccGACAAGTCTCATGCTACCAAGGACAGAGTTgataagaagaagaaaaaagaaaagagctgctCTAACAATTCTTTTGTTGGTGAGAAAGCAACCCCATTAAAGAAGAGCACGAAACcaaaaagactaaaaattaCTCCTCCCAAGAGTaaagttgggaaaaaaaaccagtccTTTGATAAAAATCAATCCAGTAAAAATGCTAATTAG
- the RBM34 gene encoding RNA-binding protein 34 isoform X2: MLHLFCEVVCKCSSPDTWNHLSLGNKKRKRAEEAEKVSEDQNLSVIQEPPVKAKKARKKEHSEAEKKLTERENALQQADEEEDQKLFQNKAKQKKKASQAITKSGVNSARSATAKQKINRVADEAADRRTVFVGNLPVSCTLQVLKSLFKKYGQIQSIRFRSLIPAEDTVSKKVAAIKRKVHPNAKFVNAYVVFKEECDAQKALKENGTEIATGFHIRVDTASKTSSHDNKRSVFLGNLSYDICDDAVREHFHDCGEVVGVRVVRDCRTGLGKGFGYVLFENTDAVHLALKLNNSVLMGRKIRVQRVVDKKKAQKNPDKSHATKDRVDKKKKKEKSCSNNSFVGEKATPLKKSTKPKRLKITPPKSKVGKKNQSFDKNQSSKNAN; the protein is encoded by the exons ATGTTGCACCTCTTCTGTGAAGTAGTCTGTAAATGTTCCTCTCCGGATACATGGAACCACTTGTCTCTT ggaaataagaaaaggaagCGTGCAGAAGAAGCGGAGAAAGTGTCAGAAGACCAGAACTTATCCGTCATACAAGAACCTCCGGTAAAAGCGAAGAAGGCCAGAAAAAAGGAACattcagaagcagagaaaaaactgACAGAGAG AGAGAACGCTTTACAGCAGGCAGATGAAGAGGAGGAtcaaaaattgtttcaaaacaaagcaaagcaaaagaaaaaggcttcTCAAGCCATCACCAAAAGTGGTGTTAATTCAGCTAGGAGTGCTACTGCAAAACAGAAGATAAACAGGGTGGCAGATGAAGCAGCAGACAGAAGAACGGTTTTTGTTGGAAACTTGCCTGTCAGCTGTACTCTTCAG GTACTGAAATCTCTTTTTAAGAAGTATGGACAAATCCAATCCATTCGCTTCCGGTCTCTG aTTCCAGCAGAAGATACTGTATCCAAAAAGGTAGCAGCAATCAA GCGTAAGGTGCACCCGAATGCCAAGTTTGTCAATGCCTACGTGGTCTTTAAGGAAGAATGTGATGCCCAGAAGGCTCTGAAGGA GAATGGAACCGAAATTGCTACTGGATTTCACATCAGAGTTGACACTGCATCTAAAACCAGCTCG CATGACAATAAACGATCTGTATTCTTGGGAAATCTTTCATACG ACATCTGTGACGATGCCGTGCGGGAGCACTTCCATGACTGCGGAGAGGTCGTGGGAGTGCGAGTGGTGAGAGACTGCAGGACGGGCCTGGGGAAAGGCTTCGGCTACGTCCTCTTTGAG AACACAGATGCTGTACATCTTGCTCTGAAACTCAACAACTCTGTTCTGATGGGAAGAAAGATACGAGTGCAGCGCGTGGTGGACaagaagaaagcacagaaaaatcccGACAAGTCTCATGCTACCAAGGACAGAGTTgataagaagaagaaaaaagaaaagagctgctCTAACAATTCTTTTGTTGGTGAGAAAGCAACCCCATTAAAGAAGAGCACGAAACcaaaaagactaaaaattaCTCCTCCCAAGAGTaaagttgggaaaaaaaaccagtccTTTGATAAAAATCAATCCAGTAAAAATGCTAATTAG